The stretch of DNA TACCGCGGCGCAGATTGAAGGTGTAGCTGAGCTTGTCTTCACTCACCTCCCAGGACTTCGCCAGGCCCGGCACAAACTGCTCCGTACGCGGATCATAGTCCACCAGACTGCTGAGAATACGCGATAGTATCAGGCTCGTGCTGACGTTATTGGGCACCTGCGGGTTGAAGGTCGTCGGCTGCGTCGTCTCGTTGAGCACGAAAATGCCACCGTACTCACCCGGCTCGCAATCCGCCACCATCGCATCCTCCGGAACCTGAAAGGCACCCCGTTCGATTTTGGGCGGTTCCCCGCAGCCCGACAGAAAAGCCAACAAAACTGCGGCGATACATCGCCAGAAAAATCGGGAGCGCTCGGCAGTCGACATGGTCATCAATCGCTCCTACGAAAGCGCAGGGCTGCACAGGTTCAACGCTTTTTGATGATTTCCAGTGATTTAGCAGGTAGCCCCGTTAAAGTTCCCCTCCTGGGCAGGAGGGGTGGATTCCGCAAGGCGGAAGACGGGGTGGTTCGTCCAGTATGCATGCCCAAAACACTCTCCACCCTCACCTTCACCTTCCACCCCGCTCAAACGCGCGGAACTGCGGCTTGACAATGGACACTTGTTCACCTAAACAAGTGCGCACTATGAAAGACCTGACCCAGCGGCAGAAGGAAATCCTCGAATTCATCGAGCACCACGAATGGCGCAACGGCTACTGGCCCAGCATTCGTGAGATCCAGGAAAAGTTCAATTTCGCCAGCACCAACGCCGTCATGGGGCATCTCAGAGCTCTGGAGAAGAAAGGCGTGATCGAGCGGATCGCCGGTCAGGCCCGAACCTTCCGGATCCACCGACCGGAAGAGAGCGACCTGCCCGACATTCCGGACGACGCGACCGAAGTCGTGGACGTCCCGGTTTATGGTGCCATTGCCGCAGGCTACCCTGACCGGGTGGAACCGGCCGGCGAGATCGGTCGCCTGCAGGTCGACATCCGCACCGCCGGTTTCGGCAACCGCCGCACCAGTTTTGCACTTCAGGTACGCGGGGAGAGCATGGTCGACGCGGAAATCTACGATGGCGACATGGTGATCATCGAGCCACGCGAGCCACGTGACGGCGACATCGTGGCGGCGCTCATCGACCACGAAACGACGCTCAAGCGCTACATCAAGAAGCCCGGCGAACCGCCCTACCTGAAGGCGGAAAACAAATTCTACCCCGAATTGTATCCGATCACCGAGCTGACCGTGCAAGGCGTGGCCAAGGCGGTGGTTCGGAGCCTGTGAGCGCCTAAAGGCGCGATTCGAGATACATGATTCGAGGTTCGGGTTCACCCTTCGACCCCGGCAAGCGGATGCACCCTCCTTAATCACAGGAAGGATTAAAAAATAAATTCCCCTCCTGACTCAGGAGGGGTAGATTCCGCAAAGCGGAAGGCGGGGTGGTCCCGCATCCCGCATCGAAAATTGCCCTGAAAGTTTTGCATTCCAAAGGAAAGCCGCTAGCAATTTCCCCATGCCCATCACCTTCGACCACACCCGTATCCGCGTCTCCAATCTCGAAAAGTCCATCGACTGGTACTGCAAGACCTGCGGCTTCGAAGTGCTCAAGCGCACCGACAAGTCCCCCAGCGGCAACCAGTTGGCTCACCTTCAGATTCCGGGAAGCAGTCACAAGTTGGAACTGACCTATTCGCCGGACTACGAAGTCAAGTTCCCCGAAGACCTGGTGCATACCTGCATCCGGGTCGACGACATCATCGAATACTGCGACATGCTGGAAGGCCTCGACCTGAAGATCGACCTCTGGCCCGAGAACTGGCGCGAGAAATTTGTCGACGGCAACAAGATGGCCTTCATCACCGATCCCGACGGCTACGAAGTCGAGATTCTGGAACACTCGTATTAAGGCGGATGAACCAACGGAGCTAGGGCGTCCCGCCCTAGAACAACTGTATCCGGGCAAGATGCCCGGACTCCGTTCGAGCCAACCACACCCGCTACTCTTTCACTGCCGTCACAATCGCTGTGCAATGAATCCCCAATCCACGCCCGACATCATTCAGGCGCTCGCCGGTCGTTGCGGTAATGCACACATCGTCCACCGTCAGCCCCAGCAAGCCCGCAATCGACTCACGCAACGCCGACACCTTGGGATCGATCTTGGGCCGCTTGCACTCCAAGGCGATGGATAGATGGCTCAGTTCCCAATCCCCCAAATCCTTCAAGGCCTCCTTCAAGTAAACCTTGCTGTCGGTAATTCCCGACCGGCACATCGCATCGGCAACCGCACCAATGACCGTGCGCCCGGTGACTCCGGAAATCGCATCCGTCACCGCATGCAGGATGACATCGGCATCACTATTACCGGACAGCCCCGGCGCATCGTCAAAAACCAGTCCGCCCAAGACCAAAGGCTTTTCCGTTCCGTCTTCGACGAATCGGTGACTATCCAGCCCGAGACCGGTCTTGACCTTCATTTAGAGCTCAGGGAAGAAGCGTTTCTTTTCCGCGGCGGCGGTTTCCGGCCCGTCGGAGGCGTGGACCACATTGCGCATCATGTCGGTGCCGAGGTCGCCACGGATCGTGCCCGCTGCGGCTTCCTTTGAATTAGTCGGTCCGAGCAACTCACGCACCTTGGCAATCACATTCTCGCCGCGAAGAATCATCGGCATGACCGGACGGCTGCTCATAAAAGCCTCGATATCCGGGAAGAAGGGCTTGTCGGCCACGTGGGCATAATGCTCGCGAAGAATCGGACCATCCAACTGCATGACCTTGGCGGCAACGATATCAAAGCCAGCCTTTTCAAAGCGCGAAATCACCTCACCGGCGACGCCCTTTTCCATACAATCGGGTTTCAAAATAATCAATGTTTCTTCCATAAGCCTGTAATAGCGGAACGATTCGAATGCCTGAGCATCCCCGTTATGACAAGAATAAAGGGTGTTGCCTGCCGGTTCGCTGGAGTCCCACCAGCCGACGCTGGCCCGGAATCAACTGCACTCTGCCTCCACGGGGTTGTCCAGCACGCCGATTCCCGTAATCTCAACACGCACCTCGTCTCCCGGCTTGAGGCAATAAGGCGGTTTTGCCGCAGCCCCGACTCCGGGGGGCGTCCCGGTAAGGATGACGGTTCCAGGCAACAAAGTTGTACTGCCGCTGAGGAAGGCGATCAACTCCGCAACCGGGAAGATCATGTCGCCAGTCCAGGACTCCTGACGGATCTTGCCGTTGACAATGGTGCGAAGGGGCAAAATCTGCGGATCCGGAATCTGGTCTGCAGTGACCAGAACCGGCCCCAGCGGGCAGAAAGTATCGAAGCCCTTCCCTTTGATCCATTGCCCCCCTCCATGTTGTTTCTGCCAGTCACGGGCACTGACGTCGTTCGCGCAGGTATAGCCCAGAACATAGTCGAGCGCCTCCTCCTTGGAGACGTTTTTACAGCGTTTCCCGATGACCACGGCGAGTTCGCCTTCATAATCCACCTGGTCGCTATGCAGGTGGCGGGGAAGCAGGATCGGCCCCTGAGGGTCCTGAACCGAAGCAGGCCCCTTCATAAAGACCACAGGATACTCCGGCAACGCCGAGCCCATTTCCTCGGCATGCTCCCGGTAATTGAGGCCAATACAGTAGATCGCAACGGGTTCCACCGGAGCCAGACGCCGCACCGGATTGAGCAGTTCCTCGGTCTGGAAGTAATCACCATAGAGGTCTCCCCCCAGACGATAAACCCGGTTGACGACCTCAACCCCATAGCAGATCGAACCATCTGCCAATTCCACGCGCACGATTTCCATGCCACCGAGTGAGGGCAAAAGCCCCGGAACCGCAATCCGATTCGAAAATCCCCGAAAAAGAAGCGCAATTTTTGCTTGCGCTCCCCAAAACAGCTTCCTTTATTTCCGCCTTCCCATCTGGAACGGGGGCTTAGCTCAGTTGGTTAGAGCGCTACCTTGACATGGTAGAGGTCGTGGGTTCGACTCCCGCAGCTCCCACCAGGCTTCGTCTGAAGCGCAGCGGGTCTACACCAAAGATTGGGGACAAGGCATATTTTGATTATTAGTTTTGTCGTAGTTCAACCGCACAGAGCGATGGCTCTGAGTCTGTAGTTGTTAAAATTTCTGAAGCCATAGGCTCTTCGGGCCAACAGAGCGGGTGTTTGCTCCACTGCTATTTCCGTTCACACCAAAGGATGATCGATGACATACGCCACTCCTTCGTCTGAAGCGCAGCGAAGCAACGAAGCCTGTCCCGGCGTATCGAAGAGGAGCCGGACCCCACGCGGAAAGTCCTTAGAGCTGTTTCTGCGCTTCAAGGGTGAATCGCTTAGTATTCCAGTGAAACTTCTTCTGGATATCCTTATACATGCTACGAACTTCGGATTCAGATCCCTTAAAACTGCATTTGATGCAATAGTGCTGTCCATTCGCCTGCTGCATGAGAACATCAATATCCCTCGAAAAACAAACAGGGCATCGCATGATCGAGATATTGGTAAACGCTTCTTCCATGTCTAAATCAGTGTTTTAGGATTCAATCTTATTGAGCTTCAGCGTACTTCTCACGCAGCCGTTTCCGACAAGCTTATGTTTGAGCTGAAGAGTGAAATAGGGGCTGAACAAATTGCCGCACTTGAGTACACCGCCAATAACGGAATCGTCGGCTGAGTTCAGACTGACTTCGGTATTGACCTGAGGAATAGAGGCAGAGACCTGGGTGGCTCCATTCACTTGAGTCGGCACGCCTGCATAGTCATAATGGATCTTGGTGGCAGCGGGACCATTCGCAGTTAAAATGATATCCCTGAGATCGTCGGCATATTCAGTTTTACCAGGTGCTCCCTTGAAGTGCTCGGTGATGGTGAGTGTTGCTTCCGCACTGGACAGGTTCTCAATGGTTCGGGTGATTCGCGTACTCGCGGCATTATGCTGCAGAGTGTAGCTGGTAATAAGTTTGCCAGTGAGTCCGCTGGGAAAACGAAATTCAGCTGGAGTGAGTTTGAGTGTCGTAACGTGGTCTGTTTTTTCGACCGAGGCAACCTTGGTGCGGATACTCGCCAGATCGACACTTTCCTCTCCAAATTCAATGAAGCAGCTTGTTCGGGCTCCATCTTCGTGGTGATGGGCAAAACCGGTTCGGTGCTGTGATTGTATGATATAAGGATAGGTTCCAATTTCACGGTTGGGGGTGTCCGGTCCTGTTTCTGCCGAGTAGCGACCTACATAGCTGCGAATATCTCCGATCGAGCCACCTTGAGCCGGATCGATTAGAAGACGCTGCTCTCCATCCAGATACCAGAAGTAGTGTTTGCCAGAACCATACAGCATCTCCTTGGCGTGGTATACCTCCACCTCACCGTATTGGCGGTTCTTGCGAAACCATCGTCCATATTCGCTTAAATACATATCTTCAGCCTCACCTTGTTCACGTAGTTCCACCAGATAACGAAGCATTTTTCGATAAAGCTCCCAACAAACCTCGGGCGGATATTCACTGTTATGATTCCAGGTCAGCCAATTAACACCGACAAACGTATTCAAATAAGATTGGCGACCATTGTATTCCTCCTGCAAGCGGTATTGGTCGATCAGGTTGAGGTCGTAGGGGTTGAAAGAAGCATCGTTCCCCATCCCACGAACGACATTTGGCGGGTGGCTCGCCCAAAAGTCATTGCGGCCTTCATAGGATAAACTCATATCGCGAACAAGATGCGGAACGGCGACAACACCTGCGCTATCCGCTTCATCCACAGCGGGACGAAGGCTATGGGTTTTACTGGGATACCAAGGCCCCCATGGCATTCCTTCATTGAATAGATACCAGCTATGATTGCAGCCGTGGAAGACTCTTACCCCCTCTTCGAAGCAACCGCCCACAACGGTCTCACATTGAGGGCAGAGTTCTTTGAGGATCCTCAAAGCGGAACTGTCAAAGTGGTAGCTGGCTACCGATGTCGGCGCGCTGCCGAAAACCTCAATATATTTAGCCAGTATTTTCTGAATGATCTCACGTTTCTTAGCTTTATCAAAAAGCCAGATCGCGGGGAGATCGCCAACCAATCCTTCCATCCCCGGGCCCGACATGTCGTGCAGAGCCAGGCCGACTTCATCGCCAAACTCGCGGGCATCACGGGTGATTGATTCCAGCAGCGTTTCATTGAATAGGTCCTTGTAGTGAACGAAGACAGTGGTCTTAATCCCCAGTTCGTGAACAGTTCGCTGCTGCTCTAGAAAAATCGAGTATTTCGAGCCCTGTGCGGCCCGGTGCATAATATTATAGATCATAGTGGAATGCCTCTCGCTCGTGCCTAAGCGACGACAGACAAGGAGTTGTGATCATGATGGTGTTCGGCTGGCGTAATGAAGAGAAATGATCAGTTCTCCTCTACGGCATGGATCAGCTGCATGTAAACTGCCGCATAACGTCGCCCGAATTCCCGTTGTGATTCGGTGTTAAAGTGTGTTTTATCGGGCAAGCAACTTAGGCCGTCGCTGGAAACAAAACCGACATGGTATAACTCTTCGGCGACCTCACGCTGAGCTTGATCCACTGCGCGCCGGTTTGAGTTCCAGTGGCGTCCGGGGAACTGCCCCAGTTGTCCGATAACGAAAGGCAAACCGGGATCCTGAAACTCTTCCCGGAAGCGCTGAATGAGAGTGATGAGCCTTTCCTTATACTGCTCGGAATTAGGGGACTTACTGTCGGATTCTCCCTGGTGCCATAGGATAGCTTTTAAAGTGCCGTCCTCCATCGCTCGTCGCGTGCGGGCGATGGCGTCATCGTAGGGATGGCTATGAGTTTGATCATGATAGCCTCCGGGCACCCATGTCGTGATCGAGGAGCCACCGCACGCCGCCGGAATCAGACCGATCACAATCGAATCATCGAGTTCGGTGAGGGCCGCCGCAAACGTTCGTCCCGGACCAACACCGGCCGCAGGCTTATCGTAATGAACGGGGTCTCTGGCGGGAACCCATTTCCCACTTTGATCCAGCATCAACACACGCGGATACGGAATCTTACTTTGCACATCCACTTCCCCACGTCCTGCCATATTCGACTGGCCCGCCAATAAGTATAAATGGAAATGATCTTTATCCGGGATTTGAAACTCTTTGTCCTGAGCAAGGGCGATCGCTGAACTGAAGAGAGAGCAACTGACAATGGCCGCAATGACACTTCGGGCATAACGCTGAAAATCCTTTGTCTGTATCATGATCTTGTGGAATTTTTGAATCGAAGAGCCCCGACTAGAGTCTGACCTTTTCGGGTATCTGGCTCGTTGGACAATCGCCAGAAACTGTGGTGGACGAAGGGAGTGTGCTCAGGTCTTCATTCGCAGTTGGCATCTGGTGTCTCGCCTTCACTCGTTTGCCTCCCCAAACCAGAAGCAAGCCAATCGAAAGTATACTCGCAGCGACTCCAGAAATATAAAGTCGCCCAGACCATTCATTTGGAACCAATAGGATCAGCAGGACGAGGGTTCCGGTAACAAAAGCCGCTTTCGCGAGCACGAAATACTGTTCGTAGTCCACAGGAGATCTTCCGATTTCCTTGTCGAAATCCACCGGTGTTTTCATCGTCGTGTAGAATGCCTTGATTTCCTCCTGCTGCTTCAGCGGTGTCTTAAAAGCCAACATGCGGCAGATCACGGTGGCAATCGCTCCAAAAATAAAAATCCACATTGCCCGCTCCTGGATCGTCCATTGGGAACCGTTCAGTTTGCCATCAATAAAAGACCAAACCGACGGAACCAGACAGGCTCCAAAGACCGGGAAGTAGGACCATTTGGGCAATTTCTTAACCCATAAGCCCACGAGCATGGGAAAGCCCATGGGTATGCCGATAATCGAGGCGATAATCAGATAAGAGTCGAAGAGTGCGACTTTTTCCTGGTTGGCGATCAGGTAGGCGTAGCAAGCAATGATGATCCCCAGACAGACTGTAGCGATCTGACAGATACGTAGCTCAACCTTCGAATCGAGAGGTTCTCGGCGCCCAAAGAGACTCCTTAGCCGCGGGATAATATTGCGAGCCAAGACACCAACTTGGTTATTCAAGCCGGTGTCCATACTGCTCATCGTTGCAGCGAACATGGCTGCAATCAGCATGCCGACCATACCATTTGGCAACAACTTCATCGCAATGAATGCATATGAGCTTTCAGCGGCTTTCTCTACGCCCGAAGCAACAAGCTCCCCTTCATACAAGAAACGCGCGATCATCGGCGGGATGAACCAAACCGCGCTACCGATACACATTAAAACAAAGCCCAGCCAACCGGCACGGGAAGCTTCTTTACCATCGCGTGTGGAAATATAACGCCCCGCAATCGTGAGGCTGATTTGGCCGTTGAGCTGCATCAGAAAAACAATGATCGCCCATTTTAGCGTAAAACGTCCGTTATCGAAATCACCTGGCGCGTTGATAAATTGATAGTCCGAAGCAAATCGAGGATCCTTGAAATAGGAGAAAAACTCGCCGAAGCCACCAATTGCCTTGAGCGATAGATAACAGACTAGAAGTGTGATCGTGAACACCACGGTCGCTTGAATGAAGTCGGTGGCCATGACAGCCCATTTTCCACCCGTGGTGGAATAGAAGGTAACGATAATGCCAATCACGATCATAACCGGAACCAAGGGAAGTTCGAGCGTCGTGCTGGCAAAGAGGGATAAGGCATAGAGCTGGATCGCTGCGCTGATGGGGCCGAGGATCAACCCCGTGTAGGCGGACAACTGTTCTACCGAGGTTCCGTATCGGGCTCGAACGACATCCACAGTGGTAACTGCACGTGTCTGACGAAGCCAGGGCCCAAGGAAGAAGGCGCCCATGGCAAATCCCAATATATTGGCCAAATAGATCACCAACAGAGAGGGGCCACTTTCATAAGCAGCTGAGGCATTCCCGGTGAAGGTGAATGCACTGATCGACGACATCAGTATACTGCTGCCAACGAGCCACCAAGTCCCCTGCGCACCGCCTCGGGCAAAGTCGCTTAAGTTCTTGTTAAACTTGGCAAACATCCCGCCCAACACGAGGAGTAGACCGAGGTAGATTGCCAAGGTGACATATTCGATAGCCATGAAATAACTTCTAATTTTGTATAAGTTAGGCAATAAAGCGATATCTTCGATCTCGCTTCTAGCTCAGTTAAAAACGTAAACACTTCAAAGCCGGGTCACTCCACCGGCACAAACTCGACATGCCAGTCGAAGTAGAGTTGCAATCGGACATCACCGAAAAGTGGCTCTGGGAGAAGGTTAGACGCCCAGCCAGCATTCGGATTTCCTACATTAAGTGCATCAGCTGCACACATAGCCCAGGTGACTGTATTATCGCCCTGTAGAACATTAGTGATTTTCTGAGGAAGAACCGCCTCATCCTTTGTCTGGCTTAAGGACTGATACCCCCAAGGATTGCGCTTCCCTGCAGGGACCTTAACTGTCTGTTGCATAAAGTAGGCAGGAGAATTAGGCACTGGACGTATTTCCTCGAATAACGGGCAACTGACTTGTGGAAACTCGTATTTCCCTGAGACCGGATCTGGAAGTTCCAGATAGGATGCAAGATGATACCCAAGTGTTCGGTCATCCGGACCATATAGAGCCGTAGTCGTAGACCATAAGGGTCCAGGCAAATACCCATCATGATCATTCGCATAGAGTTGAATCGCAGCCCCGACTGATCGTAACCCCGCCAGCGCAACAGCTTTCTGGGAACTTTTGCCAACACGCCCGATCACGGAAGACGTAATTGCTGCCAAAACGGCAACAACTGCAATAACCATAAGTAGTTCGATCAGAGTAAACGCGGACTGATCACGCCCCTTATTGAAAATTTCCTGTTTTGAATGTAGCATGGTAGACAAATTTCCTCAGGGTTCAGTTAATTCCGCTAAGTGTGGGGCTAATAGTAATATCGATGACTGCATTTTTGACCGGCTCCAGCAAAACAATACCCAAGCGTTGAGCAAGTGGCCGGTTCGGTTTCGCAAATCCTGTCACGACATCCTCAGATAGCGCGAATGGTTTTCCACCGGTATCGATCTTCACATAAAGCGATACACCCCGGTCGGTAACACGCAAAGTAGTCGCATTGATAACCTTGAATGTTCCACGGGTAATAAGAGCGGTCGAGAAGGTCTCCGCTTGATTAAACTCAACGTGATCAGCCAAGGAGATGGAACCGGCATTCGCTCCGTCCGGTCTCAGGTAATGCAGCGAACGAGTCAGCTTCTCAAGCTCCGGAGAACGGTATGCACGAGTCAAGTCGACCAAGACAGTATCGGCCACATTCGTAGCCTCCGCATCTAGAACTTCACCATGCCCTTCGACACCCACCTTTTGCATACGGTTGGCAACAAGCGGAACCGGATGGCCATAGGAATTGTTCAAGCTCGCTTCATATCGACCTGCGCTGAATGACTTCGAGGTATAGCGCTCCATGCCCGGGTCAACTAAGACCGGGATACCTTTGTAAACCACAGTATAACTGCCAATATCATTATGATTGTGTGACTCGCCGTTATTGCCTGCCCGAATCGCAACGCTCATTGCGTCCTTTTCTCCAGGCCCAGGGCGGCAAATGTATAACTGGCTTTCCGAAAACCAGCTACGGTAATCCATTTCATCCAGAAGATTCGCATCGACTTCAAAGCCACTCACGAGAGGGGCATCCCCACCAAAAGTCCGGATGATCCAAGAGTATAGTTGAGGCGAGAGCGGATGCGATGCCCCCTTGCCCACCTGATCAAAACGCTGCGAATCATCGGTGTTCAGCCCATATCGTCGCGCGGCAAAGGTGCAGATCTGCTTCTGCGGTTTATCATAGATCGCCTGATCGCCAAAGGCACCGTAGATCCCATCCGCGACTTCCAGACTGACAGGTGACTGACTAATACGAAACACTTTCGCGTTATCCATCAAGTCCACCGCCCCATTGCTTGTTCGCCGGATTGCTTCACTGGCATAGAGAAAATGCGAGAAGCCAAAAGACCAGTAGCCGATTCCCTCTTCGCTGATTCCCTCATCGGAGAAGCTATCGATATACCGCGCGAGCAGTTGCTCGGCATCAGCGACAAACTCAGCCCGACGCGTCGGGTCCTCTTCCAAAGTTAAAGCCGCGCCGGTGATCGCACCAGTGCAGACAGCAGTCCAGTTGTTAGGCCTTATCATCCACCAAATGGGATGCCCGGAGCGAATCGCTGTGATATACGGCTCTAACACGCGGCGTTCAATTTCACTTTTTAGCTGAGTGCGCAAATCAGGAGATAGAGATTCTGCAAGCCAGTAGTCCACTGTCGCCAAGGTCCATGAGAGTTGGGCCGCGGCCAGATCGACCACGGTGCGCTCCCCGTTAAAGATTGCGATATCTTTGCCGTGAGCAGGAACACTCCACGCCCCCTGCTCCAGTATCTCAGTGAGCGTTTCTTCAATCGCTGGAATGAATCGTCCTTTGTATTCAATCGCTTCGCCGATCGCCAAATCACGCAGACGATTATAGCGGGAACAGACCGTATCCTGATAGACCTTACGATCACCATTCGTCGCATACAATTGCCATAATTCAAGAGTGATTGGCACGATTGGCTCAAGCAGGGCTTGCTCCGCATTCTTGATCAGCCCCCCGGCTTGCGGCTGGGCTGCAAGCCGGTCCCACACTTCACGATTTCCGGCAGGCACTCCGACGCCGACCGGCTGAGCGGTTACGATCGCCGCCAGTTCATCGATCCGTTCGCGTGTTGGCAACGGCGGCGGAGGTAATTCACGGTGACTGCTATCGGGCTTCACCGGCGTTTCATCTCCCAAGGCAGGCTCCGGAGTCAACGCGGCGATAAACTCAATGGACTCATCGGCAGAAGGTGCAAGATCGAGCCCTTCACGCGTCTTAGCAGGTGGAACTGAACTCTCTGTTTGATTCGAGCTCTGCCTCTGGCAAGCTCCCACAAAAAGCACCATGAGTAGTGCCAGGAACGCGGATACCGTGTATTTGTTCATGCCAGGTTTGGAATACATTATTTTCCGGTGTTTTGAGTCAGTGGCCACTTGGCATTCAACTGGGAAATGAGTTTCGCCTGAATGTCCGCGTAAGCAGGGACATTCGCTAAGTTTTTGATTTCCGGCTGATCCAGCGAGTAATCGTAAAGTTCAAGAGCGATCACTTCATTCGTCCGCGTATCCCACCAACGATTGAGACGATAGTCGCCGCTGCGGATACTACGTCCTTCAAGACTACCATCCCAATTCATGGCTGCATTCTTACCGCCGTCATTGCGTAGGACTTCCGTGTAGGCGTAACCGTCTTCGGAAGGCTGAACTCCCGACATGAGAGGCAGTAGGCTTTTGCCAGCAAGCTGGGGAGGAGCAGGTAAATCCAGAAAATCCAATACCGTCGGATAAATATCAAGCAGCTCCACAGTTTGCGAAACCTTCAATGGTTGAGCCTTATCGCCCGGCACCCGAAGAATCAAGGGCACCGAGCAGGTTGTCTCAAAAAGACAGGATTTATCCCATTGTCCGTTCTCACTCACATGAAAACCGTGATCGGCGGTAAAGATGACTAGTGTCTCCTCTTCGAGTTCGAGTTCGACTAAAGTATCAAGAATCTGCCCAACAAGACTATCGACATAGCTGGCAGCAGCGTAGTGTCCGAGCAGTTGGGCATAATCACGCTCATAGCGTTTATCTCCAGGCTTGGGCGCTGAGGTATGGTGCGTCTTCAGTGCAACCTCGGGAGCATCTTCAGGGATGCCACTCGGCTCCGGGAAGGAAAGCTGGATGTCTTTATAGAGATCGAAGTATTTCTTTGGCGCGGTAAAGGGACGATGCGGACGCTGGTAGCCGACGTAGAGAAAGAAGGGTTGATCTTTCAATTCATGTATAATCTCGATCGCACGTTCCGTCACACGTCCATCAGGATAGGCGTCATCGGCCACATCCGCAGCTTCAAAGAGAGGCCCCATATTAAACCAGCCCCGTTTCCCGGCCTTTATATTCGATTGAAAGAGTGCTTGGTTTTCCGGCAAAGCATATTGCTCATCACCCGACGCTTCGCCCAAATCTTTTCGCGACCAGGAATTCGGATCCGGCGGACCATAGGTTTTTCCCAATCCGATTGAAGTGTAGCCGAATTGCTGCAGATACTGGGGTAAAGTCTGAACATCAGGTTGATAGTTCCTAAACCGGGATCTGCGGTAATTATTGTCACGGGTGCCGACGGCATCCGGTCTCATCCCTGTCATGATACTTGCCCGCGAAGGAGTGCAAATGGTCGCTTGGGCATAAGCATGTTGGAAAAGGACACCTTGATCCGCCAATTTGTCCAAGTGGGGTGATATGACTGGACCGCCATAAGAACCCAAGCGAGGGCTGAGGTCATCAATCAGAACGAAAATAACATTTTTTGAATGCAGTGGACTGATCAGGAAGAGCAGTCCCACAATTAAGGATACAGAGTTTTGCAGAGGCATGGGGTTGAAAAACTAAATTTAGGAAGCGGTATGGATCGATGTCGATCAATCCGAATTGCAATTTAGCCGCGATGTAGCCCAAGCATCAATCAAGCTCATATT from Coraliomargarita parva encodes:
- a CDS encoding sialate O-acetylesterase, with translation MIQTKDFQRYARSVIAAIVSCSLFSSAIALAQDKEFQIPDKDHFHLYLLAGQSNMAGRGEVDVQSKIPYPRVLMLDQSGKWVPARDPVHYDKPAAGVGPGRTFAAALTELDDSIVIGLIPAACGGSSITTWVPGGYHDQTHSHPYDDAIARTRRAMEDGTLKAILWHQGESDSKSPNSEQYKERLITLIQRFREEFQDPGLPFVIGQLGQFPGRHWNSNRRAVDQAQREVAEELYHVGFVSSDGLSCLPDKTHFNTESQREFGRRYAAVYMQLIHAVEEN
- the ndk gene encoding nucleoside-diphosphate kinase, giving the protein MEETLIILKPDCMEKGVAGEVISRFEKAGFDIVAAKVMQLDGPILREHYAHVADKPFFPDIEAFMSSRPVMPMILRGENVIAKVRELLGPTNSKEAAAGTIRGDLGTDMMRNVVHASDGPETAAAEKKRFFPEL
- a CDS encoding VOC family protein, whose amino-acid sequence is MPITFDHTRIRVSNLEKSIDWYCKTCGFEVLKRTDKSPSGNQLAHLQIPGSSHKLELTYSPDYEVKFPEDLVHTCIRVDDIIEYCDMLEGLDLKIDLWPENWREKFVDGNKMAFITDPDGYEVEILEHSY
- a CDS encoding sodium:solute symporter family transporter, which translates into the protein MAIEYVTLAIYLGLLLVLGGMFAKFNKNLSDFARGGAQGTWWLVGSSILMSSISAFTFTGNASAAYESGPSLLVIYLANILGFAMGAFFLGPWLRQTRAVTTVDVVRARYGTSVEQLSAYTGLILGPISAAIQLYALSLFASTTLELPLVPVMIVIGIIVTFYSTTGGKWAVMATDFIQATVVFTITLLVCYLSLKAIGGFGEFFSYFKDPRFASDYQFINAPGDFDNGRFTLKWAIIVFLMQLNGQISLTIAGRYISTRDGKEASRAGWLGFVLMCIGSAVWFIPPMIARFLYEGELVASGVEKAAESSYAFIAMKLLPNGMVGMLIAAMFAATMSSMDTGLNNQVGVLARNIIPRLRSLFGRREPLDSKVELRICQIATVCLGIIIACYAYLIANQEKVALFDSYLIIASIIGIPMGFPMLVGLWVKKLPKWSYFPVFGACLVPSVWSFIDGKLNGSQWTIQERAMWIFIFGAIATVICRMLAFKTPLKQQEEIKAFYTTMKTPVDFDKEIGRSPVDYEQYFVLAKAAFVTGTLVLLILLVPNEWSGRLYISGVAASILSIGLLLVWGGKRVKARHQMPTANEDLSTLPSSTTVSGDCPTSQIPEKVRL
- the lexA gene encoding transcriptional repressor LexA → MKDLTQRQKEILEFIEHHEWRNGYWPSIREIQEKFNFASTNAVMGHLRALEKKGVIERIAGQARTFRIHRPEESDLPDIPDDATEVVDVPVYGAIAAGYPDRVEPAGEIGRLQVDIRTAGFGNRRTSFALQVRGESMVDAEIYDGDMVIIEPREPRDGDIVAALIDHETTLKRYIKKPGEPPYLKAENKFYPELYPITELTVQGVAKAVVRSL
- a CDS encoding fumarylacetoacetate hydrolase family protein gives rise to the protein MEIVRVELADGSICYGVEVVNRVYRLGGDLYGDYFQTEELLNPVRRLAPVEPVAIYCIGLNYREHAEEMGSALPEYPVVFMKGPASVQDPQGPILLPRHLHSDQVDYEGELAVVIGKRCKNVSKEEALDYVLGYTCANDVSARDWQKQHGGGQWIKGKGFDTFCPLGPVLVTADQIPDPQILPLRTIVNGKIRQESWTGDMIFPVAELIAFLSGSTTLLPGTVILTGTPPGVGAAAKPPYCLKPGDEVRVEITGIGVLDNPVEAECS
- a CDS encoding type II secretion system protein, whose amino-acid sequence is MLHSKQEIFNKGRDQSAFTLIELLMVIAVVAVLAAITSSVIGRVGKSSQKAVALAGLRSVGAAIQLYANDHDGYLPGPLWSTTTALYGPDDRTLGYHLASYLELPDPVSGKYEFPQVSCPLFEEIRPVPNSPAYFMQQTVKVPAGKRNPWGYQSLSQTKDEAVLPQKITNVLQGDNTVTWAMCAADALNVGNPNAGWASNLLPEPLFGDVRLQLYFDWHVEFVPVE
- the ispF gene encoding 2-C-methyl-D-erythritol 2,4-cyclodiphosphate synthase, coding for MKVKTGLGLDSHRFVEDGTEKPLVLGGLVFDDAPGLSGNSDADVILHAVTDAISGVTGRTVIGAVADAMCRSGITDSKVYLKEALKDLGDWELSHLSIALECKRPKIDPKVSALRESIAGLLGLTVDDVCITATTGERLNDVGRGLGIHCTAIVTAVKE